One stretch of Ktedonobacterales bacterium DNA includes these proteins:
- the cas10d gene encoding type I-D CRISPR-associated protein Cas10d/Csc3, with product MDGYSFSDYFQIDAEGQSLLQDYLETVAKGPFRRYKALAQYGKKAGESLYTHILDGILTLNQLCSLVALDDTEMRTLFTAFTLHDINKLDTWPRKNFVEIATPENVERFISEFRLNEFFPGYLHYLQDIVELILAHPGHSNYDVARLDLTRAHLFGLSLERLKVLIHLIRSADNLDLSQTLDEWRGHKDKFLSEFNMACDDTQYEFFTHRLTEHRGLLTNIIHNNISQTLQERCQAMPLLLYPEGIAYLVKRGSSIIVDDAMLADMAGRITSAIQAMTRARFEDFIEVRPLGIRINEKCLELGIPFSDLMQAARSIIERRRLDATELRQKAQARAERRLADIPANDPRQAATAALLANPTFVPDAADRLRAAEAIRTYYIFLNEHFSAAVADPWARLYDLFQLPQDQRAGYEAFDPRLDRAYVVINDVALSTGDIWERIIADGSALLGQRQNADPRIPLFVEYVQQTAQFGSPAQEERPNFQHYLKQYTTNQHRQCVQCSAWFPTEPWMKSDVRSEISVNTFSNRLAGGPGEPKKYICALCQVQFLVEKLAFQEVRGEHIFYLHLYPYSFLPAAFIEGVRANVQRDRKMDATAQAFFLRPEDYIAQYAPKEAPPELQFLTQTKAGKPHVNGLYLPNYSETIGNLIIEPINPPGDNDTERFLYVLQMALLLQRHRGLKALVSESPIPPLRKDDFRDLYLDLQPLSMQGLTEDVNFSAYQDGDQPGNLEPLWERMKAIMTLRKHLNSIKDKRNPVIELARALTTHPLEVFYVAERLLDNRMSEQRSFSKGQQIFTRIKEARILLPALEQLAKATKGGQKVASVSDQLQQLATIAWAGGLRGRSLEKHSLMVPFNECLNQLSHPSKAFDEAAIRATINMEIFEYLKRTAKEGYKPGARKREAIRAFVDTFFDGLYGGVYDRNKALFLNDERRLRSAYLFYIWERIPHKGENLPEDSIIDEPDEPDSEEVLESGIVE from the coding sequence ATGGATGGCTACTCGTTTTCCGACTACTTCCAGATAGACGCTGAAGGGCAATCGCTGCTTCAGGACTATCTCGAAACCGTTGCCAAAGGACCATTCCGCCGCTACAAAGCGCTTGCCCAATACGGCAAAAAAGCGGGGGAATCGCTCTATACCCATATCCTCGATGGCATCCTCACCCTAAACCAATTATGCAGCCTGGTCGCCCTTGACGACACCGAAATGCGCACCCTCTTCACCGCCTTCACCCTTCACGACATCAACAAGCTCGATACATGGCCGCGCAAAAACTTTGTCGAAATTGCCACCCCGGAGAACGTCGAACGATTCATTAGTGAGTTTCGGCTGAACGAATTCTTTCCAGGCTACCTCCATTATCTTCAAGATATTGTCGAATTGATCCTTGCCCATCCTGGGCACAGCAACTATGATGTAGCGCGGCTGGACCTGACGCGCGCGCATCTATTCGGGTTGTCGCTTGAGCGGCTGAAGGTACTCATCCACCTCATCCGTTCCGCCGACAACCTTGACCTCTCCCAGACGCTGGATGAGTGGCGCGGCCACAAAGACAAGTTCCTCTCCGAATTCAACATGGCCTGCGACGATACGCAGTACGAGTTCTTTACTCATCGTCTCACCGAGCATCGTGGCTTGCTCACCAACATCATCCACAACAACATCAGCCAGACGCTTCAGGAGCGATGTCAGGCCATGCCGCTGCTGCTCTATCCTGAAGGCATCGCCTATCTCGTCAAGCGCGGCTCCAGCATCATCGTTGATGACGCCATGCTTGCCGATATGGCCGGGCGAATTACCAGCGCCATTCAGGCCATGACCAGAGCGCGCTTCGAAGACTTTATCGAAGTCCGGCCTCTGGGCATTCGCATCAACGAAAAATGCCTGGAGCTAGGCATCCCCTTCAGCGATCTCATGCAAGCCGCCCGCAGCATCATCGAACGGCGGCGGCTCGATGCCACCGAACTGCGCCAGAAGGCGCAGGCCCGTGCCGAGCGGCGGCTAGCCGACATCCCAGCCAACGATCCGCGCCAGGCCGCCACCGCCGCGCTGCTGGCAAATCCAACCTTCGTACCCGACGCGGCTGACCGCCTGCGCGCCGCTGAGGCTATACGCACCTACTATATTTTTCTGAACGAGCATTTCAGCGCCGCTGTGGCCGACCCCTGGGCGCGCCTTTATGATCTTTTCCAGCTTCCCCAGGATCAGCGCGCAGGCTATGAAGCATTCGACCCTCGCCTGGACCGCGCCTATGTCGTCATCAACGACGTGGCACTTTCCACCGGCGACATCTGGGAGCGCATCATCGCTGATGGCTCCGCCTTGCTGGGCCAGCGCCAGAACGCCGACCCGCGCATCCCGCTCTTCGTGGAGTATGTGCAGCAGACCGCGCAGTTCGGCTCCCCCGCGCAAGAGGAGCGGCCCAATTTCCAGCACTACCTCAAGCAATACACCACCAACCAGCACCGCCAGTGTGTGCAGTGCAGTGCCTGGTTCCCAACCGAACCCTGGATGAAGTCTGATGTGCGCTCGGAGATCAGTGTCAACACATTCTCTAATCGGCTGGCTGGTGGACCCGGCGAACCCAAGAAATATATCTGCGCACTGTGTCAGGTCCAGTTCCTTGTTGAAAAGCTCGCCTTCCAGGAAGTGCGCGGCGAACATATCTTCTATCTGCATCTGTATCCCTACTCGTTTTTGCCCGCCGCCTTCATCGAAGGAGTACGCGCCAATGTACAGCGCGACAGGAAGATGGATGCAACCGCCCAGGCGTTCTTTCTGCGCCCCGAAGACTATATTGCCCAATACGCCCCCAAGGAAGCGCCCCCAGAACTGCAATTCCTGACGCAGACGAAAGCTGGGAAACCGCACGTCAACGGCCTCTATCTCCCCAATTACTCAGAAACCATCGGCAACCTCATCATCGAACCCATCAATCCACCCGGCGACAACGACACCGAGCGGTTTCTGTATGTGCTTCAGATGGCCCTGCTGCTCCAGCGTCATCGCGGCTTGAAAGCGTTGGTCAGCGAATCGCCAATACCGCCGCTGCGAAAAGACGACTTCCGCGACCTCTACCTCGACCTGCAACCGCTCAGCATGCAAGGGCTGACTGAGGATGTCAACTTTTCCGCCTATCAGGACGGCGACCAACCGGGGAACCTGGAACCGCTCTGGGAACGCATGAAAGCCATCATGACCTTGCGCAAACACCTCAATAGTATCAAAGATAAACGCAACCCGGTTATCGAACTGGCGCGGGCGCTCACCACGCATCCACTGGAGGTCTTCTATGTCGCCGAACGGCTGCTAGACAACCGGATGAGCGAGCAGCGCTCGTTTTCCAAGGGGCAGCAAATCTTCACCCGCATCAAGGAAGCGCGTATCTTGCTCCCGGCGCTGGAGCAATTGGCGAAAGCCACGAAAGGAGGACAGAAAGTGGCATCGGTCAGCGACCAGTTACAACAACTGGCAACCATTGCCTGGGCAGGCGGGCTGCGCGGGCGCTCGCTGGAGAAGCATTCGCTCATGGTACCCTTCAACGAATGCCTGAATCAACTCAGCCATCCCAGCAAAGCCTTCGATGAAGCGGCGATCCGCGCCACCATCAACATGGAAATCTTCGAGTACCTCAAGCGTACCGCGAAGGAGGGATACAAGCCCGGCGCGCGCAAACGCGAGGCCATCAGAGCATTTGTGGACACTTTCTTTGATGGGTTGTATGGCGGCGTCTACGACAGGAACAAAGCCTTATTCCTCAACGATGAGCGTCGGCTGCGCTCCGCCTATCTCTTCTATATCTGGGAGCGCATCCCGCACAAGGGCGAAAACCTGCCAGAAGATTCCATCATCGATGAGCCAGACGAACCTGACTCCGAGGAAGTGTTGGAGTCAGGAATAGTTGAGTAG
- the cas7d gene encoding type I-D CRISPR-associated protein Cas7/Csc2: protein MSIIDRYSAHLPATYSNSPQGRFVSLLLVRKVESEAIFRTEGSGEPLNREFVFAGRQHREGQPPIPRIVISKRKQTAVERRTGRELLRRYNLLKGKNDRVCTLNTNTPCEWCVDCMLYGYAAGGGGSQRSRVITDDAFSLHSAETITGQRQFNALFDSSTMYDRDTGKRSTSINTDEYIRPESLFIDIETLKDVTPDELRYTLGNLFRSARYGAISSRIGKIENILAGVVFSDCELFSNLELTQTVFDVLGDGKDLDFPLHPSQAERAVREATTGLLRDLPGRFVALSEEEVNDLRREIVALYSDESALESMLRQMTASYGPRA from the coding sequence ATGAGCATCATTGATCGCTACAGCGCCCATCTGCCAGCCACCTATAGCAACTCGCCCCAGGGGCGCTTTGTCAGCCTGCTGCTGGTGCGCAAAGTGGAATCAGAAGCCATCTTCCGCACTGAAGGCAGCGGCGAACCGCTCAACCGCGAATTCGTCTTTGCCGGACGCCAGCATCGTGAAGGCCAGCCACCTATTCCGCGCATCGTCATCAGCAAGCGCAAACAAACGGCAGTCGAACGCCGCACCGGGCGCGAACTGCTGCGTCGCTATAACCTGCTCAAAGGCAAAAATGATCGTGTCTGTACGCTCAACACCAACACCCCATGCGAATGGTGCGTTGATTGTATGCTCTATGGCTATGCCGCTGGAGGCGGTGGCTCGCAGCGCTCGCGGGTCATCACCGACGATGCCTTTAGTTTGCACTCCGCCGAGACGATCACCGGGCAGCGCCAGTTCAACGCCCTCTTCGACAGCAGCACCATGTATGATCGTGATACCGGGAAGCGCTCAACCAGCATCAATACTGACGAATATATCCGCCCGGAATCGCTCTTCATCGACATCGAAACCCTGAAGGATGTCACGCCCGACGAACTGCGCTACACGCTTGGCAACCTGTTCCGCTCAGCGCGCTATGGCGCGATTTCCTCGCGCATCGGCAAGATAGAGAATATCCTGGCGGGCGTCGTCTTCAGCGATTGCGAACTCTTCTCTAATCTGGAACTGACGCAGACCGTCTTTGATGTGCTGGGCGATGGTAAAGACCTCGACTTTCCGCTGCACCCAAGCCAGGCCGAGCGCGCTGTGCGCGAAGCGACTACTGGCTTGCTGCGTGACCTGCCGGGACGGTTTGTTGCGCTCTCCGAAGAGGAAGTGAACGACCTCCGGCGCGAGATCGTCGCGCTCTATTCCGACGAGTCGGCGCTTGAAAGCATGCTGCGCCAGATGACCGCGAGCTACGGCCCACGAGCTTAG
- the cas6 gene encoding CRISPR system precrRNA processing endoribonuclease RAMP protein Cas6, with product MQPIPANPDLFACVLRLTALDEAELERTQGHRAHALFLALMQQADPSLAAALHDAGRSKPFTIATLQTEARRLRPGSSYLLRITLLRGELFGPLARLFLPTERPLLRLGSARFALQDMLVTPGSHPWAGAASWDSLLDGAAPAEELTLHFVTPTAFTQGADANGHKRVGIFPEPAAMFGSLLRRWNDLASTPLPTDLLERVDLLPSSYQLRTEMLQFARSQQVGCVGRCAYLVRGSVADRRLVHALARGAFFLGVGYKTTQGMGLARLDERRAAAVTQAAPDTAEGGQVGAPAS from the coding sequence ATGCAGCCTATACCCGCCAATCCTGATCTGTTTGCCTGTGTCCTGCGGCTGACGGCTCTGGACGAAGCCGAGTTGGAGCGCACGCAGGGCCACCGCGCCCACGCGCTCTTTCTTGCGCTGATGCAGCAAGCAGACCCATCGCTGGCAGCGGCGCTCCACGACGCGGGGCGCAGCAAGCCCTTTACCATCGCTACTCTTCAGACAGAAGCCCGACGCCTGCGACCCGGCAGCAGCTATCTCTTGCGGATCACTCTCCTGCGTGGGGAGCTTTTTGGCCCGCTGGCGCGCCTTTTTCTGCCAACTGAAAGACCGCTGCTGCGGCTGGGGAGCGCGCGGTTCGCTCTTCAGGATATGCTCGTTACGCCTGGCTCGCATCCCTGGGCTGGCGCAGCTAGTTGGGACTCGCTGCTGGACGGAGCCGCGCCAGCCGAAGAACTCACCCTCCACTTCGTCACGCCAACGGCCTTTACGCAAGGGGCCGATGCCAACGGCCACAAGCGCGTGGGCATCTTCCCTGAGCCAGCCGCCATGTTTGGCAGCCTGCTCCGGCGCTGGAACGACCTGGCTTCCACCCCTCTGCCCACTGATCTGCTGGAGCGGGTGGACCTGCTGCCCAGCAGCTATCAATTGCGCACCGAGATGCTCCAGTTCGCCAGGAGCCAGCAGGTGGGCTGTGTTGGGCGATGCGCCTATCTGGTGCGTGGGTCGGTGGCTGATCGCCGCCTGGTCCACGCGCTGGCGCGCGGGGCCTTCTTCCTGGGAGTTGGCTATAAAACCACGCAGGGCATGGGCCTGGCGCGGCTTGATGAGCGCCGCGCAGCGGCAGTCACACAAGCGGCCCCCGACACCGCTGAGGGCGGGCAGGTTGGGGCGCCTGCCTCGTAA
- a CDS encoding WYL domain-containing protein: MSLNESPYALIPRLVKTLHLLQRQPTTARKLCETISPETQPAGASGLMRTIRDVRALRQLGFLIQESGKPITFTLIGWPIPPFSNEELNTLALIRETFGAPVPHSGRIQQLLERLTASLPETQRRVYLRRPALRVPLHTAIDYRPYEKLILWLEESISNRHQIAFDYQSVTSQSVVRHDPLDPYEIEYFHNHFYLIAYSYRWGYTQEFRIDRIIENENSPQRLHTLIPGIKSRRLITFTYRLPARFVEHGVSERFIILDHSTKEEPNGEWAYITAQGRSDFWIIRTLLAYAENAVIVEPAWLKEKYLATLRAMLAANESHSL; this comes from the coding sequence ATGTCACTCAATGAATCGCCCTACGCCCTCATTCCTCGGCTTGTCAAAACACTTCACCTGTTGCAGCGGCAGCCCACCACCGCACGCAAGCTTTGTGAAACAATCTCGCCTGAAACCCAGCCAGCAGGCGCCAGCGGACTGATGCGCACCATCCGTGATGTTCGTGCGCTTCGGCAGCTTGGGTTTCTCATCCAGGAGAGCGGCAAACCTATCACATTCACCCTCATCGGCTGGCCGATTCCACCCTTTAGTAACGAAGAACTGAACACGCTCGCCTTAATTCGAGAAACATTCGGAGCGCCAGTTCCCCATTCCGGCAGAATACAGCAACTCCTCGAACGTCTCACCGCCTCCCTCCCTGAAACACAGCGTCGGGTCTATCTCCGGCGTCCTGCGCTGCGTGTGCCCCTCCACACAGCCATAGACTATCGCCCCTATGAAAAGCTGATCCTCTGGCTAGAAGAAAGCATCTCCAACCGTCATCAAATCGCCTTTGATTATCAATCAGTCACCTCTCAGTCTGTGGTGCGCCATGACCCGCTTGATCCGTATGAAATTGAATACTTCCACAATCACTTTTATCTGATTGCCTACAGCTATCGCTGGGGATATACGCAAGAGTTCCGCATTGATCGCATCATCGAAAACGAGAACAGCCCACAGCGCCTCCACACCCTTATCCCAGGCATAAAGTCACGTCGGCTCATCACCTTCACCTATCGCCTTCCAGCGCGCTTCGTTGAGCATGGTGTCAGCGAACGCTTTATCATCCTTGACCATTCTACCAAAGAAGAACCGAACGGAGAATGGGCTTATATTACGGCGCAAGGCCGCAGCGACTTCTGGATCATCCGCACGCTTTTGGCCTACGCGGAAAACGCCGTGATCGTCGAACCAGCCTGGCTCAAAGAAAAATACCTCGCCACATTGAGAGCGATGCTGGCAGCGAACGAATCACATTCGTTATAA
- the cas4 gene encoding CRISPR-associated protein Cas4: MDDYIPLSYINALAYCPRRFYYEYVEAEMLDNEHVVEGRLLHGPSDEGGAVWRENVTQQRRIYVWSDRLLLAGIIDVVEWRDGQLAPIEYKRGRLGRWKNDHAQLCAQALCLEERLGVNIPQGYIFSFANQRRETVEFTPALRAWTEELAAQAHQLADQLTAPPPIEERKRCSACSLEPFCLPDEVRAMLATPGGIQDD, translated from the coding sequence ATGGACGACTACATCCCGCTTTCATACATCAACGCGCTCGCGTATTGTCCCCGCCGTTTTTACTATGAGTACGTTGAGGCAGAAATGCTGGATAATGAACACGTGGTCGAGGGTCGGCTCTTGCATGGCCCCAGCGACGAGGGCGGCGCAGTGTGGCGCGAAAATGTCACGCAGCAGCGGCGTATCTATGTCTGGAGCGACCGATTGCTTCTGGCGGGCATCATTGATGTGGTCGAGTGGCGCGATGGGCAGCTTGCCCCAATTGAATACAAGCGTGGACGGTTGGGGCGCTGGAAAAATGACCACGCCCAACTCTGCGCGCAGGCGCTCTGCCTGGAGGAGCGCCTGGGTGTCAACATTCCTCAAGGCTATATCTTTTCCTTTGCCAACCAGCGGCGCGAAACCGTTGAGTTCACGCCGGCCCTGCGCGCCTGGACCGAGGAACTCGCCGCCCAGGCGCACCAACTGGCCGATCAGCTCACCGCGCCGCCACCTATCGAGGAACGCAAGCGCTGCTCAGCCTGTAGCCTGGAACCGTTCTGCTTGCCAGATGAGGTACGGGCAATGCTGGCTACCCCAGGAGGCATACAGGATGATTGA
- the cas3 gene encoding type I-D CRISPR-associated helicase Cas3': protein MKIRLQAHEEKLAPPHPLFKRRDGRPLLYHQIRTPEALQTRDLVMNTYNTGAGKTIAGLMYLLDPAMQHNKNVLVIAPTNALLEQHANDISDFVQNEGLRYQVQTVTAATLNQLKPGYHLRKGELLYRLIENPREFSADTADQSKKPLIMVVNPDIFHYALLYQYRPVDQRNVFAAIVTAFTYIIIDEFHYYDSRQLVSFLFFFLLSKKWGYFERAGRKICLLSATPTDELRQYLDNLFGERWTQIAPENEPPESEDYQRIPALAPLEVEILSDALPEWIRQHSTQLADWKARGLDTAIISSSLRKINEVYSHLQRQGLEAGRITGPEPEEKRLAAIKNPFILATPTVDIGYNFDRPEKTPRRQPIDVILFDARFHDEAIQRLGRAGRVLGRDVTDYPGQAIAFLPEEAARALQQHDGQEMSRPDFSALLRALPELPAKHRLFRYISVYGMIETFFPIALHTRREQADGREEQLESLFKEMRSALAPHSKRKLPGLRYGFEVFRDNEQFVQERQRNQRWLPPSDYTLRKHLQRFSEWFDQTGEVSESRSFEQEIAFLKRRPSLAERRLSRFIHEQYYLTKALFSFRDAFSGPAANVYDPERLLSSEPINSYDLFHILENYHYDVRSADQFRQLAEGYPERQHLLDSDAAVSLVLRGRREEKLYLTLALDFEDEEQVFEKLYTCRPVACAGFTLQTVRSGKESIPMPLPQELAEAIKSEYLPFLAVRDSASHRLILVMRQAPFYSRKLQVTCRGKTVDYQAIFGSAAFHIDAQYGWSLRSRQRDEDERQTAIII from the coding sequence ATGAAGATCAGGCTCCAGGCTCACGAAGAGAAACTCGCGCCCCCGCATCCGCTCTTTAAGCGGCGCGATGGACGGCCCCTGCTCTACCACCAGATACGCACGCCAGAAGCCCTTCAGACGCGCGATCTGGTGATGAACACCTACAACACTGGCGCGGGCAAGACCATTGCCGGGCTGATGTACCTGCTGGATCCCGCCATGCAGCACAATAAGAATGTGCTGGTTATCGCGCCCACCAACGCCCTACTAGAGCAGCATGCCAACGATATTAGCGACTTCGTGCAGAATGAGGGCCTGCGCTATCAGGTCCAGACCGTCACCGCCGCGACGCTCAACCAGTTGAAGCCGGGCTATCATCTGCGCAAAGGCGAACTGCTCTATCGCCTCATCGAAAATCCACGCGAGTTCAGCGCCGATACTGCGGATCAAAGCAAAAAGCCGCTCATCATGGTCGTCAACCCGGATATTTTCCACTACGCGCTGCTCTACCAATACCGTCCAGTTGACCAGCGCAACGTCTTCGCCGCCATCGTCACGGCGTTTACCTATATCATCATTGACGAGTTTCACTATTACGACAGCAGGCAGCTTGTCTCTTTTCTCTTCTTTTTCCTGCTCTCGAAAAAGTGGGGCTACTTCGAGCGGGCAGGCCGCAAGATTTGTCTGCTTTCGGCCACGCCCACCGACGAGCTACGGCAATATCTGGATAACCTCTTTGGCGAGCGTTGGACTCAGATCGCGCCGGAGAACGAGCCACCCGAAAGCGAGGACTACCAGCGTATCCCCGCCCTCGCGCCCCTGGAAGTAGAAATACTATCCGACGCCCTGCCAGAGTGGATCAGGCAGCACAGTACCCAGCTTGCCGACTGGAAAGCGCGAGGGCTGGACACCGCTATCATCAGCAGTTCGCTGCGCAAGATCAACGAGGTCTATAGTCATCTACAGCGGCAGGGACTAGAGGCCGGGCGCATCACCGGACCGGAGCCAGAAGAGAAGCGGCTGGCAGCCATCAAGAACCCCTTTATCCTGGCAACGCCAACAGTGGATATTGGCTATAACTTTGACCGCCCGGAGAAAACACCCAGACGCCAGCCCATTGATGTGATTCTCTTCGATGCGCGCTTTCATGATGAAGCGATTCAGCGCCTGGGGCGCGCTGGCCGCGTGCTGGGGCGGGATGTGACCGATTATCCCGGCCAGGCCATCGCCTTCTTGCCAGAAGAGGCCGCCCGGGCGTTGCAGCAGCACGATGGGCAGGAGATGAGCCGCCCGGATTTCAGCGCCCTGCTCCGCGCGCTGCCGGAGCTGCCCGCAAAGCATCGCCTCTTTCGCTATATCAGCGTCTATGGCATGATCGAAACGTTCTTCCCCATCGCGCTGCACACCAGGCGCGAACAGGCTGATGGCCGCGAGGAACAGCTTGAGTCCCTCTTTAAGGAGATGCGCAGCGCCCTGGCTCCCCACAGCAAGCGCAAACTGCCGGGCCTGCGTTACGGATTCGAGGTTTTCCGAGACAACGAGCAGTTTGTGCAGGAGCGCCAGCGCAATCAGCGCTGGCTGCCTCCCAGCGACTATACCTTGCGCAAGCACCTGCAACGGTTCAGCGAGTGGTTTGACCAGACGGGAGAAGTGAGCGAGAGCCGCTCCTTTGAGCAGGAAATCGCTTTCCTCAAACGCAGGCCGTCGCTGGCGGAGCGCAGGCTGTCGCGCTTCATTCACGAGCAATATTATCTGACGAAGGCGCTCTTCAGCTTCCGCGACGCTTTTTCTGGCCCAGCGGCCAACGTCTATGATCCTGAACGCCTGCTTTCTTCCGAGCCGATCAACAGCTACGACCTGTTTCACATTCTGGAGAATTATCACTACGATGTGCGGTCAGCCGACCAGTTTCGCCAGCTTGCGGAGGGCTATCCTGAACGCCAACACCTGCTTGACTCGGACGCTGCGGTATCTCTCGTACTGAGAGGCCGACGCGAGGAGAAGCTGTACCTGACGCTTGCGCTTGATTTTGAGGATGAAGAGCAGGTCTTCGAGAAGCTGTACACCTGTCGCCCGGTTGCCTGCGCTGGCTTTACTCTGCAAACTGTGAGGTCGGGCAAAGAATCAATTCCCATGCCGCTCCCGCAAGAACTGGCCGAAGCGATCAAAAGCGAGTATCTCCCCTTTCTTGCTGTGCGCGATTCGGCTTCTCACCGGCTTATCCTGGTGATGCGCCAGGCTCCATTCTACAGCCGCAAGCTGCAAGTGACCTGCCGAGGCAAAACGGTTGATTATCAGGCCATCTTTGGCAGCGCCGCCTTCCACATTGACGCGCAGTATGGCTGGTCTCTGCGCAGCCGACAGCGCGATGAGGACGAGCGCCAGACGGCCATTATCATCTAA
- the cas1d gene encoding type I-D CRISPR-associated endonuclease Cas1d: MIDPRTESEPRAAAVLYTTGVEELMGALYLTEPYSLVQQEGEALVVNIPANKALAREQRKVRVPLIRIDQVIVFGEITLTASALQMLLERRIAVHYLTSHGRSYGSVVPDPTRNAALRLGQFRAYHEYQTRFHLASGFVAGKLRNMRTVLLRYERKREEGAAGAAARQIKTALHDLLRLQPSEHPEQDKRMHGLGQILGCEGQGTNAYFAALGTVLQDPWRFIGRNRRPPRDPVNALLSLGYTILANQTVSLITLVGLDPYIGYLHSPGFGKPALALDVIEEFRPLVVDPVVVTMLNTNALHERDFVDEFGSVRLTDRARKAFLEKLEERLNTTIQHPYFGYKTTYRRCIELQVRLLGKVLLGELPNYQPFIVR, translated from the coding sequence ATGATTGATCCCAGGACGGAAAGCGAGCCGCGCGCTGCGGCTGTTCTCTATACAACCGGCGTGGAGGAACTTATGGGCGCGCTCTATCTGACTGAACCCTACAGCCTCGTACAGCAAGAAGGCGAGGCGCTCGTTGTCAACATCCCTGCGAACAAGGCGCTGGCGCGGGAGCAGCGCAAAGTGCGCGTGCCGTTAATTCGGATCGATCAGGTGATCGTCTTTGGCGAAATCACCCTGACCGCCTCTGCTCTTCAGATGTTGCTTGAGCGGCGTATCGCGGTGCATTATCTCACCAGTCACGGACGATCCTATGGCTCAGTCGTGCCTGACCCCACCAGGAACGCCGCCCTGCGCCTTGGGCAGTTCCGGGCCTATCACGAGTATCAGACGCGCTTTCATTTGGCGTCTGGCTTTGTCGCTGGCAAACTTCGCAATATGCGCACAGTGCTGCTGCGCTATGAACGGAAGCGAGAGGAAGGCGCCGCTGGGGCCGCCGCCCGGCAAATCAAAACCGCGCTGCATGATCTGCTGCGCCTTCAGCCATCCGAGCATCCCGAACAGGACAAGCGAATGCACGGGCTGGGGCAGATATTGGGGTGTGAGGGGCAGGGAACCAACGCCTACTTTGCTGCGTTGGGAACCGTTCTGCAAGACCCGTGGCGATTCATAGGGCGAAACCGCAGGCCGCCCCGCGATCCGGTGAACGCATTGCTCTCGCTGGGGTATACGATCCTTGCCAACCAGACGGTCTCACTGATTACCCTGGTCGGACTCGATCCCTACATTGGATACCTGCATAGTCCCGGCTTTGGCAAGCCTGCGCTGGCGCTCGACGTGATCGAAGAGTTCCGCCCCTTAGTTGTCGATCCGGTTGTTGTTACCATGCTGAACACCAACGCCCTGCACGAGCGCGACTTTGTTGACGAGTTCGGAAGTGTGCGGCTGACGGACCGCGCCCGAAAAGCCTTCCTGGAAAAGCTGGAAGAACGTCTGAACACCACCATCCAGCACCCCTATTTTGGCTATAAAACGACCTACCGGCGGTGTATCGAGTTACAGGTGCGCCTGCTTGGCAAGGTGCTGTTGGGCGAGTTGCCCAACTATCAGCCTTTTATTGTGCGGTGA
- the cas5d gene encoding type I-D CRISPR-associated protein Cas5/Csc1, giving the protein MPHIYRCALELMEPTFFSSREVSAIYQTEPLIGNYALAYAFGFCQAPYRTAGSPRYREDLGGLNQRGLYVTPATIQGAPRFTVGEFNAQTDTYWYAMGNNLLVTRPDGAWAEGAMGAWYIIERPGEKGRKLGVENRPQHGRIRYLALGNVALCYVISEQDITIPRYIRLGKFMSKARVTAEPVAFELVHAENVTIGFLLNPADLPAELAMTFWDTINVPPTPLIKNLRCSGACYRIDRDRYLPARMAFGV; this is encoded by the coding sequence ATGCCCCATATCTATCGCTGCGCGCTCGAACTGATGGAGCCAACTTTCTTTAGCAGCCGGGAGGTCAGCGCCATCTATCAGACCGAGCCGCTGATCGGCAACTATGCCCTGGCCTATGCGTTTGGTTTCTGCCAGGCGCCCTATCGGACCGCTGGCTCGCCGCGTTACCGCGAAGACCTGGGCGGCCTCAATCAGCGCGGCCTGTATGTCACACCGGCCACCATCCAGGGCGCGCCGCGCTTCACCGTCGGCGAATTCAACGCGCAGACCGATACTTACTGGTACGCGATGGGAAATAATCTGCTGGTCACGCGGCCAGATGGCGCATGGGCAGAAGGAGCAATGGGCGCCTGGTATATCATCGAGCGCCCTGGCGAGAAAGGCCGCAAGCTCGGTGTAGAGAATCGGCCCCAGCATGGGCGCATCCGCTATCTGGCGCTTGGCAACGTTGCGCTTTGCTATGTCATCAGCGAGCAGGACATCACTATCCCACGCTATATTCGGCTGGGTAAGTTTATGAGTAAGGCCAGAGTGACCGCCGAGCCGGTTGCCTTCGAGCTGGTCCATGCGGAAAACGTCACTATTGGCTTCCTGCTGAACCCAGCCGATCTGCCAGCGGAACTGGCTATGACGTTCTGGGACACGATCAATGTACCCCCAACGCCGCTCATCAAAAATCTGCGCTGCTCCGGCGCGTGCTATCGCATTGACCGTGACCGCTATCTCCCGGCGCGGATGGCCTTCGGCGTGTGA